From Candidatus Doudnabacteria bacterium, a single genomic window includes:
- a CDS encoding PilT/PilU family type 4a pilus ATPase, with the protein MVYKSTELEVNTLLMLVLQREASDLHLIAGKPPTLRIDSQLVELKDYEVLSGNAISGIVDVLLDTEQKKKEFRDNKDLDFSFSFKDNVRFRINVYYQKGYPAAALRLISNKIKTIEELYLPTQLKDLINYKQGLVLMVGPTGHGKSTTLAALIDLINHTRAQNIVTIEDPIEFVYLQDKSLVNQREVGFDTTSFGRALRAVLREDPDVVLVGEMRDLESIATTITVAETGHLVFATLHTNNAAQTIDRIIDVFPAYQQNQIRTQLANILVAVISQRLLPKIGGGRVPAVEIMMKNNAVSNVIRENKTYELPNIIHTSAAAGMVSLDNSLALLVRSNVVRLEDIVAYVTDQDLFEGLLRR; encoded by the coding sequence ATGGTTTACAAATCAACAGAACTTGAAGTCAATACTTTATTGATGCTGGTGCTTCAAAGAGAAGCATCAGATCTGCATTTAATTGCCGGCAAGCCCCCGACACTTAGAATTGACAGCCAACTCGTGGAGCTGAAAGATTATGAGGTTTTATCCGGCAATGCGATTTCCGGCATCGTGGACGTTTTACTGGATACCGAGCAGAAAAAAAAAGAATTCCGCGACAACAAGGACTTGGATTTTTCTTTTTCTTTCAAAGACAATGTCCGGTTTCGGATCAACGTTTATTATCAGAAAGGTTATCCGGCCGCGGCCCTGCGCCTGATCTCGAACAAGATCAAAACGATCGAGGAATTGTACCTGCCGACCCAGCTTAAGGACCTGATCAATTACAAACAGGGTTTGGTCCTGATGGTCGGTCCTACCGGGCACGGAAAATCGACAACTCTGGCGGCTCTGATCGATCTGATCAACCATACCCGCGCGCAAAATATCGTGACCATTGAAGACCCGATCGAATTTGTTTATCTTCAGGACAAGTCGCTGGTCAACCAGCGCGAGGTCGGGTTTGATACGACTTCGTTTGGCCGCGCTCTTCGTGCAGTTTTGCGTGAAGATCCGGATGTGGTTTTGGTCGGAGAAATGCGCGATTTGGAATCCATCGCCACGACGATCACCGTGGCTGAAACGGGACATCTCGTGTTTGCGACACTGCACACCAATAACGCCGCCCAGACCATTGACCGCATCATCGATGTCTTTCCCGCGTATCAGCAAAATCAAATTCGGACGCAGCTGGCCAATATTTTGGTGGCTGTCATCTCCCAGCGATTGCTTCCAAAGATCGGCGGGGGACGGGTGCCGGCGGTGGAGATCATGATGAAGAATAACGCCGTATCCAACGTTATTCGGGAAAACAAGACCTACGAACTGCCGAACATTATCCATACCTCGGCCGCCGCAGGGATGGTTTCTTTAGACAACAGTTTGGCGCTGCTGGTGAGGAGTAACGTGGTCAGGCTGGAAGACATAGTCGCGTATGTGACGGATCAGGATTTATTTGAAGGATTATTAAGAAGATAA
- a CDS encoding prepilin-type N-terminal cleavage/methylation domain-containing protein, which produces MFNRKNKGFTLIELLVVIAIIGILASIVLVSLNSARQKSRDARRLADIRQVMTALEIFYNDNNRYPLPLTASTTGPTPADGSPAWSTYVAIWPTTPTPNDGACTAPQNLYTYTQGPGGTAYKIAFCLGALTGGYPGGVPLYASGAGISTTAPF; this is translated from the coding sequence ATGTTTAATCGAAAAAATAAGGGTTTTACTTTGATCGAATTATTGGTGGTTATCGCTATTATCGGCATTTTGGCTTCTATCGTGCTGGTTTCTCTGAACTCTGCTCGTCAAAAATCACGTGACGCCAGACGTCTCGCAGACATCAGACAGGTTATGACCGCTTTGGAAATATTCTACAACGATAATAACCGTTATCCGTTGCCGCTAACTGCGTCAACCACAGGCCCTACACCAGCGGACGGCTCCCCAGCTTGGAGCACTTACGTTGCTATTTGGCCGACAACGCCGACGCCTAACGACGGTGCATGTACAGCCCCGCAAAACTTGTACACCTATACGCAAGGCCCAGGCGGCACTGCCTACAAAATCGCCTTTTGTTTAGGTGCTCTTACAGGGGGATACCCCGGAGGTGTACCGCTGTATGCTTCGGGCGCAGGTATCAGCACTACGGCTCCATTCTAG
- a CDS encoding DsbA family protein, whose product MSAYLKKFIEYAGKYGWVISIILSVAALGFSVYNLRVLKIKITQQNSQAAAAPAPGGVAGISVDKLLAGMSGSEPVLGDKNAPVTMYEFADFQCPFCKRFFDSSLPELKQKYVDTGKVKVIFVNVAFLGQESKDAAEAAKCASDQGQFWPYHDSLYDNQSGENQGTFSAAKLQSLAKNLHLNLNDFNQCTASHKYQKAVSDETDLANQNGVSSTPTFLINGQQIIGAQPTATFEQKLDDLLKN is encoded by the coding sequence ATGTCAGCTTACTTAAAAAAATTTATTGAATATGCAGGCAAGTACGGATGGGTAATCAGCATCATATTGAGTGTTGCTGCTTTGGGATTCAGCGTATACAATTTACGTGTTTTGAAAATCAAGATTACTCAGCAAAATTCGCAGGCAGCAGCTGCGCCAGCTCCAGGAGGGGTGGCGGGGATATCAGTTGATAAGTTATTGGCGGGCATGAGCGGCAGCGAGCCTGTGCTCGGAGATAAAAACGCGCCGGTCACTATGTATGAGTTTGCCGATTTCCAATGTCCTTTCTGCAAAAGATTTTTTGACAGCAGCCTGCCTGAGCTGAAGCAGAAATATGTTGATACCGGTAAGGTCAAGGTTATTTTCGTCAATGTGGCATTTTTAGGACAGGAATCCAAAGACGCGGCTGAAGCCGCCAAGTGCGCCTCTGACCAGGGTCAATTTTGGCCCTATCATGACAGTTTGTATGACAACCAAAGCGGCGAAAACCAGGGAACTTTCAGTGCCGCCAAACTCCAAAGCCTGGCGAAGAACCTGCACCTTAACTTAAATGATTTTAACCAGTGCACCGCCAGCCACAAATATCAAAAAGCCGTGAGCGATGAAACTGACCTGGCAAACCAAAACGGCGTTTCCAGCACGCCCACTTTTTTAATTAACGGCCAGCAAATCATCGGAGCCCAGCCGACAGCAACATTTGAACAAAAGCTTGATGATCTTTTAAAAAATTAA
- a CDS encoding cytochrome c biogenesis protein CcdA, producing MSQSVSLTVAFLGGVLTLLPACGPALLPAFFGFVFTEKQKLVLATVFFGLGFALVFFPFSYGFNFLVHLLIYSREVLFGIIGWLLVIFGLLSLFNFYLPLYSGGIRPVHKFWQTFFLGIIFGLTSSTCTAPIYGAILSLNSLSSGFVQVNLLLLSFMAGMIIPLLILAGLVEHYGLLNLSIFQKPVLRINVGHRIFSFFLGNLLAALVFIPLGFAFIVSKGGAPFLSFAQSTGILIKFETLNESLITYNAAHPHLDYWVLGLLLAFCLLLWLNTYRNKE from the coding sequence ATGTCCCAATCCGTAAGCCTAACTGTTGCATTTTTAGGCGGAGTACTGACATTGCTCCCTGCTTGCGGGCCGGCTCTATTGCCGGCATTTTTTGGTTTTGTGTTCACTGAAAAACAAAAATTGGTTCTGGCCACGGTGTTTTTCGGTCTGGGGTTTGCCTTAGTTTTTTTTCCTTTCAGCTATGGGTTTAATTTTTTGGTCCATTTGTTGATTTATTCGCGGGAGGTTTTATTTGGCATCATAGGCTGGCTGCTCGTAATTTTCGGTCTATTGTCGCTGTTTAATTTTTATTTGCCTTTATACTCAGGCGGAATCAGGCCTGTTCACAAGTTTTGGCAAACTTTTTTTTTGGGCATTATTTTTGGCCTGACAAGCAGCACTTGCACGGCTCCCATTTACGGGGCGATTTTGTCGTTGAATAGCTTGAGCTCAGGCTTTGTGCAAGTCAACCTGCTGCTCTTAAGCTTTATGGCCGGCATGATCATTCCGCTTTTGATCCTGGCAGGTCTTGTCGAACATTATGGATTGTTAAATTTAAGCATCTTTCAAAAACCTGTTCTGAGAATAAATGTGGGCCATCGCATTTTTTCATTCTTTCTCGGCAATCTGCTGGCAGCGCTGGTTTTTATCCCTCTGGGATTTGCTTTTATCGTCTCAAAAGGCGGCGCACCATTCCTGTCCTTTGCCCAGTCAACGGGAATTTTGATAAAGTTTGAAACTTTGAACGAATCCCTGATCACTTACAATGCGGCCCATCCCCATCTTGATTACTGGGTTTTGGGCTTATTGCTGGCATTTTGCCTGTTGCTGTGGTTAAATACATACAGGAATAAAGAGTGA
- a CDS encoding type II secretion system protein, translating into MKLKYIKKNKPTDHRLHATSYGFTLIELMVVLFITTMIAGISVANFRAAEKQKQAVIAGDTVVNAIRNAQNFTLTGKNTNNTDATCRVPQYYYITFNYSGAIVLSAVHNNNSAGTCSSAPDTIETYPLPINTRIKASGLVLDGAIASSSISFMFMPPFGVLTAGKDIGTINATTTAAFTTATISVETLEGSASKTVTIDGIAGKIQ; encoded by the coding sequence ATGAAACTTAAATACATAAAAAAGAATAAGCCTACAGACCACAGGTTACACGCTACAAGTTATGGCTTCACCCTGATTGAGCTGATGGTGGTGCTTTTTATAACCACAATGATCGCAGGGATCAGTGTGGCTAATTTCCGGGCTGCTGAAAAACAGAAACAAGCGGTGATAGCCGGCGATACGGTAGTTAATGCCATAAGAAACGCCCAGAATTTTACCCTCACGGGTAAAAATACGAATAACACGGATGCAACTTGCCGTGTGCCGCAGTATTACTATATTACTTTTAATTATTCGGGCGCCATTGTTTTATCCGCTGTCCACAACAACAACAGCGCGGGCACATGCAGTTCGGCTCCTGATACTATTGAAACTTATCCTTTGCCGATCAATACCAGGATCAAAGCAAGCGGCCTGGTATTGGACGGAGCCATTGCCAGTTCTTCTATATCATTTATGTTCATGCCGCCGTTTGGCGTCCTGACTGCAGGTAAGGATATCGGAACGATCAATGCCACTACTACTGCTGCTTTTACCACGGCGACGATAAGCGTGGAAACATTAGAAGGGTCGGCCAGCAAGACCGTAACTATTGATGGAATAGCGGGCAAGATTCAGTAA
- a CDS encoding type II secretion system protein has protein sequence MKNLSSKLKRAEGFTLIELLVVVSIIGLLASIIVVALSNVRLKSRDARRLADMQQIKTGLDIYYNLGSGYPDPADWNAAQAVQGQLSCSGSPTLTVPQDPLHNGTPAYAYTYSQGGNISTGCGGNVSADYEIQFQTEGATDLGPAGTYWLSGSAGITTSAPF, from the coding sequence ATGAAAAATTTATCTTCAAAATTGAAAAGGGCCGAGGGATTTACTCTGATTGAACTTCTGGTGGTCGTATCGATCATCGGGCTTTTGGCTTCTATCATAGTAGTTGCGCTTAGCAACGTACGGCTCAAATCCCGCGATGCCAGGCGTCTGGCGGATATGCAACAGATCAAAACAGGCTTAGATATTTACTACAATTTAGGCTCAGGCTATCCGGATCCCGCCGATTGGAACGCGGCGCAGGCCGTACAAGGACAGCTTTCCTGTTCCGGGTCTCCAACTTTGACAGTTCCTCAGGATCCTCTGCATAATGGCACTCCGGCCTACGCGTATACTTACTCACAGGGAGGGAATATTTCTACGGGGTGTGGGGGAAACGTCTCCGCTGATTATGAAATTCAGTTTCAAACCGAGGGCGCTACTGACCTCGGTCCAGCAGGTACTTATTGGCTTTCCGGTTCCGCCGGAATAACTACTTCAGCTCCGTTTTAA
- a CDS encoding type II secretion system F family protein, protein MEFAYQARDNTGKMRTGTVQAVNETNALEILGEHGLIVIKMLPSNKVDIFERVKIFDRVSSKDIVLFSRQLATLISAKVPIVEAIKILQSQVASKKLKSVLGEIAQLVESGDSFSSAVARYPKIFSKLYVNLIRAGELSGTMDESLSFLANQLEKDYDLRSKVIGALTYPAFIVGTLVVVGFLMFTYVLPPLVSVLQASSVELPFTTKILIATMNFVQHFWWLVLAIIIGLIVGYRFYSKTPGGQYFIDNVKIHLPVFGSLFQKIYMTRFARNLSTLIAGGIPIVRALESVADIVGNEVYKEIILEAAEQVRNGKSIASALTSRPEFPAIVAQMTQIGETTGRLQEILDKLAIFYEKEMEVVLNTLTTLLEPIIMLVLGVAVAVMVAGILLPIYSLAGAA, encoded by the coding sequence ATGGAATTTGCATACCAAGCGCGGGATAATACAGGCAAGATGCGGACCGGCACGGTTCAAGCCGTCAATGAAACCAATGCATTGGAGATCCTCGGAGAGCACGGTCTGATCGTGATCAAAATGCTGCCGAGCAACAAGGTTGACATCTTTGAACGCGTGAAAATTTTTGACAGGGTCTCTTCGAAAGATATTGTGCTGTTTTCACGACAGCTGGCTACTTTGATCAGCGCTAAGGTTCCGATCGTGGAAGCGATAAAAATTTTGCAAAGCCAGGTAGCTTCCAAAAAATTGAAATCCGTTCTGGGCGAGATCGCTCAGCTTGTGGAATCCGGCGACAGCTTTTCCTCGGCCGTGGCCCGTTACCCGAAAATATTTTCAAAACTTTATGTGAACCTGATCCGGGCCGGCGAACTGTCGGGGACTATGGATGAATCCTTGTCGTTTTTGGCCAATCAATTGGAAAAGGACTATGACCTGCGGTCCAAGGTCATCGGTGCTTTGACTTACCCGGCATTCATTGTGGGAACCCTGGTCGTCGTCGGGTTTTTGATGTTTACTTACGTTCTGCCGCCGCTGGTCAGCGTTTTGCAGGCCTCATCCGTTGAATTACCGTTCACAACCAAGATTTTGATAGCGACCATGAATTTTGTCCAGCATTTCTGGTGGCTGGTCCTGGCAATCATCATCGGACTGATCGTTGGCTATCGGTTTTACAGTAAAACCCCGGGCGGACAATATTTTATCGATAATGTCAAAATCCACCTGCCGGTGTTCGGTTCCTTGTTCCAAAAAATCTATATGACCCGATTCGCCAGAAATTTATCAACACTGATTGCAGGCGGGATCCCAATCGTCAGGGCGCTAGAATCGGTTGCCGATATAGTGGGGAACGAAGTCTATAAAGAGATCATATTGGAGGCGGCTGAACAGGTCCGCAACGGCAAAAGCATTGCTTCCGCCCTAACCTCCAGGCCCGAATTCCCGGCGATTGTGGCGCAAATGACGCAAATCGGCGAGACTACCGGCCGTTTGCAGGAAATTTTGGACAAATTGGCGATATTTTATGAGAAGGAGATGGAGGTAGTTTTGAACACCTTAACGACCCTGCTTGAGCCTATTATAATGCTGGTCCTGGGCGTGGCGGTGGCGGTCATGGTTGCAGGAATTTTACTTCCGATATATAGTTTAGCTGGAGCTGCTTAA
- a CDS encoding prepilin peptidase, with amino-acid sequence MTLLFIFIFGLIVGSFLNVVIFRLASGESFLFARSHCRSCKKELQAKDLIPVFSFLYLRGRCRYCAAAISRQYPVVELATGLIFVLFALKFQMVFSWVFALNIIFACFLLVIAVYDFNHYLILDKVLLPGLVLVLLYNILQGWPVFWAGLLSGAGFAGFFLAQYLISRGKWIGLGDVKLGFVLGNLAGWPMSILVLILAYGSGAVVGIALILMGRKKFGSKLPFGIFLSLSAIIVMLAGNPIMTWYLRLIGL; translated from the coding sequence ATGACGCTACTATTTATTTTTATTTTCGGATTGATTGTCGGCAGTTTTTTGAATGTTGTGATTTTTCGGCTTGCTTCCGGCGAATCTTTTTTATTTGCCCGTTCTCATTGCCGCAGCTGTAAAAAGGAACTGCAGGCCAAGGATTTGATCCCAGTGTTTAGTTTTTTATATTTGCGCGGCCGATGCCGGTATTGCGCCGCTGCAATTTCCAGGCAATATCCGGTTGTTGAACTGGCCACAGGGTTAATTTTTGTTTTGTTCGCCTTAAAGTTTCAAATGGTTTTCAGTTGGGTTTTTGCACTAAATATAATTTTCGCCTGTTTTCTGCTGGTGATAGCAGTGTATGATTTTAACCATTATCTGATCCTGGATAAGGTTTTGCTGCCGGGTTTGGTCCTGGTTCTTCTTTATAACATTCTTCAAGGCTGGCCGGTCTTTTGGGCAGGCTTGCTTTCCGGGGCAGGGTTTGCAGGATTTTTTCTTGCGCAGTACCTGATCTCGCGGGGTAAATGGATCGGATTAGGCGATGTAAAATTAGGTTTCGTTTTGGGGAACCTGGCCGGCTGGCCAATGAGTATTTTAGTTTTGATCTTAGCTTATGGGTCAGGCGCAGTTGTGGGAATAGCCTTGATCCTAATGGGACGCAAAAAATTCGGCTCTAAGTTGCCCTTTGGGATATTTTTGAGCTTGTCTGCTATAATAGTAATGCTGGCAGGGAACCCGATCATGACCTGGTATCTTAGATTGATCGGACTATAA